Proteins from a genomic interval of Polaribacter sejongensis:
- a CDS encoding SGNH/GDSL hydrolase family protein, with protein MNFSKQINIISFLVFVVFLSGCKASKIKSDTKLISKKVETPFTLNLENNGVAGNTTINLLGRLEKDVLSKNADLVILMVGTNDMLNSKKLVSYDDYKLNLDKIVKEIKKTNAQVLLISPPTVDSIYLFNRHDKNLFKEGPNQKLYKVKQIIKEVSEANNTLFVDNNLAFKTLNLPVHNEDKYIRNKKNSNVEDGVHLTPLGYKLIAENVYQFLENNNLSKKYRNIICFGDSLTKGSGAKGAGTITGENYPSFLYKMLTNNSEN; from the coding sequence ATGAATTTTAGTAAACAAATAAATATCATCTCTTTTTTAGTCTTTGTAGTGTTTTTAAGTGGATGTAAAGCATCAAAAATTAAAAGCGATACTAAATTGATTTCTAAAAAAGTTGAAACTCCATTTACGTTAAACTTAGAAAATAATGGTGTAGCAGGAAATACAACGATAAATTTATTAGGTAGATTAGAGAAGGATGTTTTAAGTAAAAATGCAGATCTAGTAATACTTATGGTAGGTACAAATGATATGTTAAATTCTAAGAAATTAGTGTCTTATGACGATTATAAATTAAACTTAGATAAGATTGTAAAAGAAATAAAGAAAACAAATGCACAAGTATTATTAATAAGTCCCCCAACTGTAGATAGTATTTATTTGTTTAATAGACACGATAAGAATTTATTTAAAGAAGGACCAAACCAAAAACTTTATAAAGTAAAACAAATTATAAAGGAAGTTTCAGAAGCTAATAATACACTTTTTGTAGATAATAATTTAGCATTTAAAACATTGAACTTACCTGTTCATAATGAGGATAAATACATAAGGAATAAAAAGAACAGTAATGTAGAAGATGGCGTGCACCTTACTCCATTAGGCTATAAATTAATTGCTGAAAACGTTTATCAATTTCTTGAAAATAATAATTTATCTAAAAAATATAGAAACATTATTTGCTTTGGAGATTCTTTAACAAAAGGATCTGGTGCAAAAGGAGCAGGTACTATTACAGGAGAAAATTATCCTTCTTTTTTATATAAAATGCTTACTAATAATAGCGAAAATTAA
- a CDS encoding IPT/TIG domain-containing protein: MKYIKYKINSILFIFAILALTSSCLSTDEDGDFNPELVAYGDFSLESISPTSAFSGQSVTITGSNFGEFKEAAKIYFNGIPATDITSYNDTQMVVSVPATANSGKIKVDVWTNSHESEQEFNLIPGAVISYYNPSQAEEGEIIKIIGENFGTDTSIVEIYFSGNPNPIDIISISDTEIEVKVPFDAANGPITIVKGPQTFIGPDFLYPTGRLKFLFNVLGDTEGFSGGAVTTAGNFTWPYGGSTSRFDFIAPTSEPFSTMSLKKEEYPYLAMKVSAIPNGRQYMFLETTGDDSGVKYGKWYKNKVNPDPIVGLIDKNIIVYDIGGANFTTTKLEDGLINRMLFNFTDSAGGSLDIDWIIAFKSIEELEAYVN; encoded by the coding sequence ATGAAATATATAAAATACAAAATAAATTCAATCCTTTTTATTTTTGCTATTCTAGCACTAACAAGTTCGTGTTTAAGTACAGATGAAGATGGGGATTTTAATCCAGAACTGGTTGCTTATGGAGATTTTAGTTTAGAATCTATTTCCCCAACCTCTGCTTTTTCAGGGCAATCAGTTACTATAACAGGTAGTAATTTTGGTGAGTTTAAAGAAGCTGCTAAAATTTATTTTAATGGAATTCCTGCAACCGATATAACTTCATATAATGATACTCAGATGGTTGTTTCTGTACCAGCAACAGCTAATTCTGGTAAAATTAAAGTTGATGTTTGGACAAATTCTCATGAATCTGAACAAGAATTTAATTTAATTCCAGGGGCTGTTATTAGTTACTATAACCCTAGTCAAGCCGAAGAAGGTGAGATTATTAAAATTATTGGAGAAAATTTTGGAACAGATACTAGTATCGTAGAAATTTATTTTTCAGGGAATCCAAATCCAATTGATATTATATCAATTTCTGATACAGAAATAGAAGTAAAAGTACCTTTTGATGCTGCAAACGGACCTATAACAATCGTTAAAGGACCTCAGACTTTTATTGGTCCAGATTTTTTATATCCTACAGGTAGACTTAAATTTTTATTTAATGTTTTAGGAGATACAGAAGGGTTTTCTGGTGGTGCAGTTACTACTGCTGGTAATTTTACTTGGCCTTATGGAGGTAGCACAAGTAGATTCGATTTTATTGCACCAACATCAGAACCATTTTCAACGATGAGTCTTAAAAAAGAAGAGTACCCATATTTAGCAATGAAAGTATCGGCGATACCAAATGGTAGGCAATATATGTTTCTGGAAACAACAGGAGATGATAGTGGTGTAAAGTATGGTAAATGGTATAAAAATAAAGTTAATCCTGATCCAATTGTAGGTTTAATTGATAAAAATATAATTGTTTATGATATTGGTGGAGCTAATTTTACTACCACTAAATTAGAGGACGGACTTATAAATCGTATGCTTTTTAACTTTACAGATTCTGCTGGTGGTTCACTAGATATAGATTGGATTATCGCCTTTAAATCTATAGAAGAACTGGAAGCTTACGTTAACTAA
- a CDS encoding glycoside hydrolase family 88 protein codes for MKIKFYKTILGLLISTSVLVGCTSPKKEPIKLDVEHVLDLSVLKTRKTVAGLSSAVDFPRSIEKGNKNWDFVGVKDWCSGFWPGVLWYAYEFSGDESIKKQAERFTAPIKEIAYTSAENHDIGFMVYCSFGNGYRLTGNEEYKKVLLSAADTLATLYNPNVGSLLSWPIYKDKYMHNTIIDNMMNLELLFWASKNGGSKKLYEIAESHAEVTMNNIVRKDSAVYHLASFNDKTGEFIKGYTHQGYANESMWARGQTWGIYGFAMAYRETGRKDFLNTSIKLTEHYLDRLPKDGIPFWDFDDPRIPNAPKDASAAAVAACGMLELSCLVQDKELKQKYFKEAKRFLAKLSSEEYYSGETNQALLLHSTGHHPKNSEIDTPIIYADYYYMEAMLKLRQIENKQDLGLLKK; via the coding sequence ATGAAAATAAAATTTTATAAAACAATATTGGGGCTATTAATTAGCACTTCAGTTTTGGTTGGATGTACTTCACCAAAAAAGGAACCAATAAAATTGGATGTTGAACATGTCTTGGATTTAAGTGTTTTAAAAACAAGGAAAACTGTAGCAGGATTATCAAGTGCTGTTGACTTTCCAAGAAGTATTGAAAAAGGAAATAAAAATTGGGATTTTGTAGGAGTAAAAGATTGGTGTAGCGGTTTTTGGCCTGGGGTGTTATGGTATGCTTATGAATTCTCTGGAGATGAGTCGATTAAAAAACAAGCAGAACGTTTTACTGCTCCAATAAAAGAAATAGCGTATACATCTGCAGAAAACCATGATATTGGTTTTATGGTGTATTGTAGTTTTGGAAACGGATACCGATTAACAGGAAATGAAGAATATAAAAAAGTATTACTTTCTGCAGCAGATACTTTAGCAACACTTTATAACCCTAATGTAGGATCTCTTCTTTCTTGGCCTATATATAAAGATAAATACATGCATAATACAATCATAGATAATATGATGAATTTAGAATTGTTATTCTGGGCTTCTAAAAACGGAGGAAGTAAAAAGTTGTATGAGATTGCAGAAAGTCATGCAGAAGTAACAATGAACAATATTGTTCGTAAGGATAGTGCTGTTTATCATTTAGCTTCATTTAATGATAAAACAGGAGAGTTTATTAAAGGCTATACACATCAAGGTTATGCAAACGAATCTATGTGGGCAAGAGGTCAAACTTGGGGAATTTATGGTTTTGCAATGGCGTATAGAGAAACAGGAAGAAAAGACTTTTTAAATACATCTATAAAATTAACAGAGCATTATTTAGACAGATTGCCTAAAGATGGTATTCCGTTTTGGGATTTTGACGATCCAAGAATTCCGAATGCTCCAAAAGATGCTTCTGCAGCTGCAGTAGCTGCCTGTGGTATGTTAGAATTATCTTGTCTTGTTCAGGATAAAGAGTTAAAGCAAAAATATTTTAAAGAAGCAAAAAGGTTTTTAGCAAAACTATCTTCAGAAGAGTATTATAGTGGAGAAACAAATCAAGCTTTATTATTACATTCTACTGGTCATCATCCTAAAAATTCAGAAATAGATACACCTATTATTTATGCAGATTATTATTATATGGAAGCAATGCTAAAGTTAAGACAGATTGAAAATAAACAAGATTTAGGTTTATTAAAAAAATAA
- a CDS encoding RagB/SusD family nutrient uptake outer membrane protein: MKKIINIILPCFMVFFTSCEDDFIDLTPLASITEDVYFSEPIHYEQNANSFYRQMIAFRPTGGSNIADFMDYGTDLTSYTEGTQQDYGRGVVSLQQVDSYWNNAYSYIRANNVLLKRAESYAGDVNDIKEYIAIAKFFRAWNYYFLVQRYGGVPLITKVLDTDSEELKSPRNSRYEVVAQVLKDLEEAIVDLPLEQNIGTDNKGKLSKWAAMAFKGRVLLYEATWMKYVQTSTDGDGVSMGAGSAGYSASNVDTYLQEAVSVLKTVMDQGGYELWNYNSLLDNKSSFYLFNLEDGGSNPAGLDKSTNKEFILYNKYDFDLYKGNTGLTHGARGRLQPSRKMMDMFLCLDGKTINDSPLFKGYVKTSDEYQNRDYRMRAYFADYDTYEVPVDGSIVLNQQLSTGYYNQKFCTYNYGEYRQTKEESADYPQIRLAAVYLMYAEALVELNGSLTDTQMSESINKVKARAGLPAISNSSLIANGMNIKDEIRRERTIELYAENSRYVDLKRWGLAEEVLGEPIAGAVIEGTDYENNAALYNPSSYQFGEISVATGSGTLKAVQLDAVSNRNFSRTNYLHPLPTLQVGQTEVLQNPGY; this comes from the coding sequence ATGAAAAAAATAATAAATATTATTCTACCATGTTTCATGGTTTTCTTCACCTCTTGTGAAGATGATTTTATAGACTTAACTCCGTTAGCGAGTATTACTGAAGATGTGTATTTTTCTGAACCAATACATTACGAGCAAAATGCAAATTCTTTTTACCGACAAATGATTGCTTTTAGACCGACAGGAGGAAGTAATATTGCTGATTTTATGGATTATGGTACAGATTTAACTTCTTATACAGAAGGTACTCAGCAAGATTATGGAAGAGGAGTTGTTAGTTTACAACAAGTAGATAGCTATTGGAATAATGCGTATTCTTACATACGTGCTAACAATGTGTTATTAAAACGTGCAGAGAGTTATGCCGGAGATGTTAATGACATTAAAGAATACATTGCCATTGCTAAGTTTTTTAGAGCATGGAATTATTACTTTTTAGTACAACGATATGGAGGAGTACCTTTAATAACCAAAGTTTTAGATACAGATTCAGAAGAACTAAAATCACCAAGAAATAGTAGGTATGAGGTAGTTGCACAAGTATTAAAAGACTTAGAAGAAGCAATAGTAGATTTACCATTAGAACAAAATATTGGAACTGATAATAAAGGTAAATTGAGTAAGTGGGCTGCAATGGCTTTTAAAGGAAGAGTTCTTTTATATGAGGCAACTTGGATGAAATATGTACAAACTTCTACAGATGGAGATGGTGTCTCAATGGGAGCGGGTAGTGCAGGCTATAGTGCAAGTAATGTAGATACCTATTTACAAGAAGCTGTTAGTGTATTAAAAACAGTGATGGATCAAGGTGGTTATGAATTATGGAATTATAATTCTTTATTAGATAATAAGAGTTCTTTCTATTTATTTAATTTAGAAGATGGTGGTTCTAATCCTGCAGGTTTAGATAAATCTACAAATAAAGAATTTATTCTTTATAATAAATACGATTTTGATTTATATAAAGGAAATACAGGTTTAACACATGGTGCTAGAGGTAGGTTACAACCAAGTAGAAAAATGATGGATATGTTTTTATGTTTAGATGGAAAAACTATAAATGATTCTCCTTTATTTAAAGGTTATGTAAAAACGTCTGATGAATACCAAAATCGTGATTACAGAATGAGAGCTTATTTTGCAGATTATGATACTTATGAAGTTCCTGTAGACGGATCTATTGTTTTAAACCAACAATTAAGTACCGGATATTACAATCAAAAGTTTTGTACTTATAACTATGGAGAGTACAGACAAACTAAAGAAGAATCTGCAGATTACCCACAAATACGTTTGGCAGCTGTTTATTTAATGTATGCAGAAGCATTGGTAGAATTAAATGGAAGTTTAACTGATACGCAAATGAGTGAGTCTATTAATAAAGTAAAAGCAAGAGCAGGTTTACCAGCTATTTCTAATAGTTCTTTAATAGCTAATGGAATGAATATTAAAGATGAAATTAGAAGAGAACGTACAATTGAATTGTATGCGGAAAACTCTAGATATGTAGATTTAAAACGTTGGGGTTTAGCAGAAGAAGTTTTAGGAGAACCAATTGCAGGTGCAGTTATTGAAGGCACAGATTATGAAAACAATGCCGCATTGTATAACCCAAGTAGTTATCAATTTGGAGAAATTTCTGTAGCTACCGGTTCAGGTACGTTAAAAGCAGTTCAATTAGATGCTGTTTCTAACAGAAACTTTTCTAGAACAAATTATTTACACCCACTTCCTACATTACAAGTTGGTCAAACAGAAGTACTACAAAACCCTGGTTATTAA
- a CDS encoding sodium:solute symporter family transporter — MKKTIIIITTLFCCFSMFSQSTDEVASSHFSTLNWVILIVFLLGTTLIGELVKNKDKGLDAFFKGGNNLPWWAVSLSLIATKTSVATFIAVPAFIFSMQGNLTYLQMTIGFALGNVLFVYVLLKEYYEEGIFSPYDFIQKRLGVKTSQLSRTFFMIGATMSQGVRLLGTALVLSVITGQSTVLCIAIIAVFAIVWSYIGGITTVVWTDAIQFVIFIFGACFALFYAIGDIPGGFGEMMAIADDKAKLVLFDLSLDPHKTYTLWVGILGCTFFEFGSNAVDQVVTQRALCCKNLKEARKAVAFSVIGVATTWIMAFVGIGLVAYYDIYPLSDLVDKSMQLEPDRIFPYFVVNELPNGISGLIIAAMFAAGISTLDSALTALSQTSVMGVGPLVYPKLKTMHEDKVVKISKQAIIVWGLILALLAYAFSFFQDGGLLALGFKVPGYAYGTLIGIAFLALMRKGSFTGILIGAILTILIIAWMHYEGISFFWWFPVGAAVVIIVALIHSKLTSKINQKPTVV, encoded by the coding sequence ATGAAAAAAACCATTATAATAATAACAACATTATTTTGTTGCTTCTCTATGTTTTCACAAAGTACAGATGAGGTAGCATCTAGTCATTTTTCAACTTTAAATTGGGTTATATTAATTGTTTTCCTTTTAGGAACAACTTTAATTGGTGAACTCGTAAAAAATAAAGACAAAGGTTTAGATGCCTTTTTTAAAGGAGGAAATAACTTACCTTGGTGGGCAGTTTCATTATCATTAATAGCTACTAAAACAAGTGTTGCTACATTTATTGCAGTTCCGGCATTTATATTTTCTATGCAAGGAAATTTAACCTATTTACAAATGACAATAGGTTTTGCTTTAGGAAATGTACTCTTCGTTTATGTATTATTAAAAGAATATTATGAAGAAGGTATTTTTAGTCCATACGATTTTATTCAAAAAAGATTAGGCGTAAAAACAAGTCAACTATCACGTACTTTTTTTATGATCGGAGCTACTATGAGTCAAGGTGTACGCTTATTGGGTACAGCATTGGTTCTTAGTGTTATTACCGGACAAAGTACTGTTTTGTGTATTGCTATTATAGCAGTATTTGCTATTGTTTGGTCTTATATTGGAGGGATTACAACGGTTGTTTGGACGGATGCCATTCAGTTTGTAATTTTTATTTTCGGAGCCTGTTTTGCATTGTTTTATGCCATTGGCGATATTCCTGGTGGTTTTGGAGAAATGATGGCAATTGCAGATGACAAAGCTAAACTAGTTCTCTTTGATTTATCTTTAGATCCTCATAAAACCTATACTTTATGGGTTGGTATTTTAGGATGTACTTTTTTTGAATTTGGATCAAACGCAGTCGATCAAGTAGTTACGCAGAGAGCTTTATGTTGTAAAAATTTAAAAGAAGCAAGAAAAGCTGTGGCATTTTCTGTAATAGGTGTTGCTACAACATGGATTATGGCTTTTGTAGGTATAGGTTTAGTGGCTTATTATGATATATATCCGTTATCTGATTTAGTAGATAAATCGATGCAATTAGAACCAGACAGAATATTTCCGTATTTTGTTGTAAACGAATTACCAAATGGTATTTCTGGGTTAATTATAGCAGCAATGTTTGCCGCAGGAATTTCAACTTTAGATTCAGCATTAACAGCACTTTCTCAAACCAGTGTTATGGGAGTTGGTCCTTTAGTTTATCCGAAGTTAAAAACAATGCACGAAGACAAAGTTGTAAAAATATCTAAACAAGCTATTATTGTTTGGGGATTAATTTTAGCACTTTTAGCGTATGCATTTAGCTTTTTTCAAGACGGAGGTTTATTAGCTTTAGGTTTTAAAGTTCCTGGTTATGCGTATGGTACTTTAATAGGTATTGCTTTTTTGGCATTAATGAGAAAAGGATCTTTTACAGGTATTTTAATAGGTGCAATTTTAACCATTTTAATAATTGCATGGATGCATTATGAAGGAATCAGTTTTTTCTGGTGGTTTCCTGTAGGAGCAGCAGTAGTAATAATTGTTGCATTAATACATTCAAAATTAACGAGTAAAATAAATCAAAAACCAACTGTTGTATAG
- a CDS encoding SusC/RagA family TonB-linked outer membrane protein, protein MKKKNYLRGNFNKFTSFFKPLPLTALFLIVFITNGYSINNTVNNNGEINLQQLTITGTVLSDGIGGPIPGVSILVKGTNIGAITDFDGNYTINVPSSNSILVFSYIGFTTIEKKVDNNKTINVTLTADVSELDEIIVVGYGVAKKETLTGAVEQVKAKAFQDLAVTSPALALQGRTPGLTVTRSSTRPGGEGLGFLIRGQTSVNGIAPLLVIDGVPALNNSSFSDMNPDDVDNISILKGASASIYGARGAGGVIIVTTKKGKGEVKVEASTVLRHSTIGIRPPSPTMQEYASVYLEAASNDVNPYYFFWDKESLEGMAAGEERIYENGILGNIYLGNGNLFDQMYGSTFSNQHNVSISGSTEKSDFRLSGGYDHNVGGLKTTYDGAKKYNFAFNYNYNVNEKLKIGVNVSYFHKHFSGPSTGLGSESLSYDAPLFLAKNPFGQWNSNFGVIGGGNNAIASTVDGGRTNNKTEQFRFIFSTNYKITDNLSFAGTFSMARDLKNYQKYVLNVPTYGWFGNKANSSVNTTPYIYEEKDEGTYKNIKGALNYKKSFGNHNLTGTLAIEGELKTSKNLDVRRDGFEDYGVYDLNLAPIDVNVATNGGAGTYGFYGYIARVNYDYKQKYLLELQGRRDGSSRFAEGYKFFNYGSLTAGWVVSNEDFLSDNNILSFLKLRGGYGDLGSVSGVSTFGYLQGVSFGTSLFGQNAGWQTTATANGAFSTSTSWEHIQNQEIGLDFRLLNDKVYGSVDFFKKKNIGMLIRGKVAEVFGATEPVTNLGVMKTTGWEVVLGWRDRVGEFDLGISANMSDTRNVLLSYEGRESDNADLGFAEGLNLASDGNLREGDPLNSFYMYKTDGFFKDEAEVDAYYAKYTETAAGIIPSEFNADTRLRPGDVKIVDTNGDNIINDKDLEYQGDNSSHYVFGVNLDATYKNWDISAFFQGTLQQNVHRTGYLAYPFARRYTNHTSAFLGQTWTEENPTAEFPRTSTNYLRAAWNYEYSDFMLQNNAYVRLKSLVIGYNFEDLKIGKTNINKLRVYFSGNDLFELSTLDDGYDPESTSNTNGSNASYPFMRTWAFGVKVSL, encoded by the coding sequence ATGAAAAAAAAGAATTACTTAAGGGGCAACTTTAATAAGTTCACAAGTTTTTTTAAACCTCTTCCGTTAACCGCTTTATTTTTAATTGTATTTATAACCAATGGGTACAGTATAAATAATACAGTTAATAATAATGGAGAAATTAATTTACAGCAATTAACAATTACTGGTACTGTCTTATCTGATGGAATAGGCGGTCCAATACCAGGAGTTAGTATACTTGTAAAAGGAACAAATATAGGTGCAATTACAGATTTTGATGGTAATTATACTATTAACGTACCGTCATCTAATTCTATTTTAGTTTTCAGTTATATTGGCTTTACCACAATAGAAAAAAAGGTAGATAATAATAAAACTATAAATGTAACATTAACTGCTGATGTTAGTGAACTAGATGAAATTATTGTTGTTGGATATGGTGTTGCCAAAAAAGAAACTTTAACGGGCGCCGTAGAACAAGTAAAAGCAAAAGCTTTTCAAGATTTAGCAGTAACAAGTCCTGCATTAGCACTTCAAGGTAGAACACCAGGTTTAACAGTAACAAGATCATCTACAAGACCAGGAGGAGAAGGTTTAGGTTTTTTAATTCGTGGACAAACATCGGTAAACGGAATTGCTCCGTTATTGGTAATTGATGGAGTTCCTGCATTAAACAACTCCTCTTTTTCAGACATGAACCCAGATGATGTTGATAATATTAGTATTCTTAAAGGTGCATCTGCTTCTATATATGGAGCACGTGGTGCTGGTGGGGTAATTATTGTAACAACTAAAAAAGGTAAAGGAGAAGTAAAAGTAGAAGCAAGTACTGTTTTAAGACACTCTACAATTGGTATTCGTCCTCCATCACCAACAATGCAAGAATATGCTAGTGTTTATTTAGAAGCAGCATCTAATGATGTAAATCCGTATTATTTCTTTTGGGATAAAGAATCATTAGAAGGTATGGCAGCAGGAGAAGAACGTATTTATGAAAACGGAATTCTTGGAAATATTTATTTAGGAAATGGAAATTTATTTGATCAAATGTATGGGAGTACATTTTCTAACCAACATAATGTAAGTATTTCTGGTTCTACAGAAAAAAGTGATTTTCGTCTTTCTGGAGGATACGATCATAATGTAGGTGGTTTAAAAACAACTTACGATGGTGCAAAAAAATACAACTTTGCATTTAACTATAATTACAACGTTAACGAAAAATTAAAGATTGGTGTAAATGTTAGTTATTTTCACAAACACTTTTCTGGTCCTTCAACTGGGCTTGGTTCAGAATCTCTTAGTTATGATGCTCCTTTGTTTTTGGCTAAAAACCCATTCGGACAATGGAATTCTAACTTTGGTGTAATTGGTGGAGGAAACAACGCTATTGCAAGTACTGTAGATGGTGGTCGTACCAATAATAAAACAGAACAATTTAGATTTATATTTTCTACAAATTATAAAATAACAGATAATTTAAGCTTTGCAGGAACTTTTTCTATGGCTAGAGATTTAAAGAATTATCAAAAATATGTTTTAAACGTACCTACTTACGGTTGGTTTGGTAATAAAGCAAACTCATCTGTAAATACAACTCCATATATATATGAAGAAAAAGATGAAGGTACTTACAAGAATATTAAAGGGGCTTTAAATTATAAAAAGAGTTTTGGAAATCATAATTTAACAGGAACTTTAGCTATAGAAGGAGAGTTAAAAACTAGTAAAAATTTAGATGTAAGAAGAGATGGTTTTGAAGATTATGGAGTATATGATTTAAACCTTGCACCTATAGACGTTAATGTTGCCACCAATGGAGGCGCAGGTACTTACGGTTTTTACGGATATATTGCTCGTGTAAATTATGATTATAAACAAAAATATCTTTTAGAATTACAAGGGCGTAGAGACGGTTCTTCTAGATTTGCCGAAGGATATAAATTTTTTAATTATGGTTCTTTAACTGCTGGTTGGGTAGTTTCTAATGAAGATTTTTTAAGTGATAATAATATTCTATCATTTTTAAAACTAAGAGGAGGTTATGGAGATTTAGGTAGTGTAAGTGGAGTAAGTACATTTGGTTATTTACAAGGAGTAAGTTTTGGTACAAGTTTATTTGGCCAAAATGCTGGATGGCAAACTACTGCAACTGCAAATGGAGCCTTTAGCACATCTACATCTTGGGAACATATTCAGAATCAGGAAATTGGTTTAGATTTTAGATTGTTAAATGATAAAGTTTATGGTTCTGTAGATTTCTTTAAGAAAAAGAATATTGGTATGTTAATTAGAGGAAAAGTAGCAGAAGTTTTTGGAGCTACAGAGCCTGTTACAAACTTAGGAGTAATGAAAACTACTGGTTGGGAAGTTGTTTTAGGTTGGAGAGATAGAGTTGGTGAATTTGACTTAGGCATATCTGCAAACATGAGCGATACCAGAAATGTTTTATTAAGTTATGAAGGTAGAGAAAGTGATAATGCAGATTTAGGTTTTGCAGAAGGCTTAAATTTAGCTAGTGACGGAAACTTAAGAGAAGGAGATCCTTTAAATTCTTTTTATATGTATAAAACAGATGGATTCTTTAAAGATGAAGCAGAAGTTGATGCATATTATGCAAAATACACAGAAACTGCGGCAGGTATAATTCCTTCAGAATTTAATGCAGATACAAGATTGCGTCCGGGTGATGTTAAAATTGTAGATACCAATGGCGATAATATAATTAACGATAAAGATTTAGAATATCAAGGAGATAATTCTTCTCATTATGTGTTTGGGGTAAATTTAGATGCTACTTATAAAAACTGGGATATCTCAGCATTTTTTCAAGGTACGTTACAACAAAATGTACACAGAACTGGTTACTTAGCATATCCTTTTGCTAGAAGATATACCAACCATACATCTGCCTTTTTAGGGCAAACATGGACAGAAGAAAACCCTACTGCAGAATTTCCAAGAACATCAACAAATTATTTACGTGCCGCTTGGAATTATGAATACAGCGATTTTATGTTACAAAATAATGCTTATGTAAGATTAAAATCTCTTGTAATTGGGTATAACTTCGAAGATCTTAAAATAGGTAAAACCAATATCAACAAATTAAGAGTTTACTTCTCTGGAAATGATTTATTCGAACTTTCTACTTTAGATGATGGTTACGATCCAGAATCTACATCAAATACAAATGGTAGTAATGCTTCTTACCCATTTATGCGTACTTGGGCTTTTGGAGTAAAAGTATCACTTTAA